From Riemerella anatipestifer ATCC 11845 = DSM 15868, a single genomic window includes:
- a CDS encoding RelA/SpoT domain-containing protein, with protein MRYSRKQITKAGEKLISSKSDSEINEALSMINSWRTTHLHPLVVLKNSLIRLLSKNNIEPKLISQRLKRLTSIVYKLDLNPSMGLGGMQDIGGYRAVLKDVRDLKKLNEALKNQRSNHKLEKIVDYVNEPKHTGYRSIHYIYKYSSTKEDYDGLKIELQIRTKLQHNWATAVETAGIITKTSLKSNQGPDEWLDFFKVVSSLFAIKEKLPVMEEHKNLSMEDLMIKCYNYCNELNILTKLKAIRVSTNRIESDNFPGDYYLLNINLVQMSVNIQIFNKNQFEYATKEYLRLETSIKESENAVVLVSASSLKTLKKAYPSYFLDTSEFIQAIEKMNTNCKEKKYV; from the coding sequence ATGCGATATAGTAGAAAACAAATAACTAAAGCAGGAGAAAAACTTATATCTTCAAAGTCAGATAGTGAAATTAATGAAGCATTAAGTATGATTAACAGTTGGAGAACAACTCATTTGCATCCACTTGTTGTATTAAAAAACAGTTTAATACGTCTTTTGTCAAAAAATAATATTGAACCAAAATTAATTTCACAAAGACTTAAAAGATTAACATCAATAGTTTATAAGCTTGACCTAAACCCAAGTATGGGCTTAGGTGGAATGCAAGATATTGGAGGCTATCGTGCTGTTTTGAAAGATGTTAGAGACTTGAAAAAATTGAACGAAGCGTTGAAAAATCAAAGAAGTAATCATAAACTTGAAAAAATTGTGGATTATGTTAATGAGCCCAAACATACAGGTTATAGAAGTATTCATTACATTTATAAATATTCGTCAACAAAAGAAGATTATGACGGATTGAAAATTGAATTACAAATTAGAACGAAACTGCAACACAATTGGGCAACCGCTGTTGAAACAGCGGGGATAATAACTAAAACATCTTTAAAATCAAATCAAGGTCCAGATGAATGGCTAGACTTTTTTAAAGTGGTAAGTTCGCTATTCGCAATTAAGGAGAAACTTCCAGTTATGGAAGAGCATAAAAATCTATCGATGGAAGATTTGATGATTAAATGTTACAATTACTGCAATGAATTAAATATTTTAACAAAATTGAAAGCGATAAGAGTTTCTACAAATAGAATTGAGTCAGATAATTTTCCAGGGGATTACTATTTGCTTAACATCAACCTTGTCCAAATGTCAGTAAATATTCAAATCTTCAATAAGAATCAATTTGAATATGCAACAAAAGAATATTTAAGACTTGAAACTAGTATTAAAGAGAGCGAAAATGCTGTTGTATTAGTTTCGGCTTCCTCTTTAAAAACTCTAAAAAAAGCATATCCTAGCTACTTTCTTGACACTTCTGAATTTATCCAAGCAATTGAAAAAATGAATACAAATTGTAAGGAAAAAAAATATGTTTAA
- a CDS encoding type II toxin-antitoxin system RelE/ParE family toxin, which produces MQFFETRFLEEADKFISELDEKTARKLFYNIDLAQQTNDPRLFKKLKNDIWEFRTLYAGLQIRLLAFWDKTDGKETLVLATHGFIKKVNKVPTKEIDKAVKIREKYFSNKQNSK; this is translated from the coding sequence ATGCAATTTTTTGAAACACGATTTTTAGAAGAAGCTGACAAGTTTATTTCTGAACTTGATGAAAAAACTGCTAGAAAACTGTTTTATAACATTGATTTAGCCCAACAAACAAACGACCCAAGACTTTTCAAAAAACTTAAAAATGACATTTGGGAGTTTAGAACACTTTATGCAGGACTTCAAATTCGACTTCTTGCATTTTGGGACAAAACAGACGGAAAAGAAACTTTAGTACTTGCAACGCACGGGTTTATAAAGAAAGTTAACAAAGTCCCAACAAAAGAAATTGACAAAGCGGTCAAAATTAGAGAAAAATATTTTAGTAATAAACAAAATAGCAAATAA
- a CDS encoding helix-turn-helix domain-containing protein, with translation MANNEIKSYSLAEMKDKYIGKVGTKERDEYEYELRMDVLGKMIKTARQERNLTQEQLGQIVGVQKSQISKLESSANSATIDTIIKVFKALKAEINFNVKLEEQHIKLV, from the coding sequence ATGGCAAATAACGAAATTAAATCATACTCACTTGCCGAAATGAAAGATAAATATATCGGTAAAGTTGGAACAAAAGAACGTGACGAGTACGAATATGAACTACGAATGGATGTTTTAGGTAAAATGATTAAAACGGCTCGACAAGAACGAAATTTGACACAAGAACAATTAGGACAAATTGTTGGCGTTCAAAAATCTCAAATTTCCAAATTAGAAAGTAGTGCAAACAGTGCGACAATTGACACGATAATTAAAGTGTTTAAAGCATTGAAAGCCGAAATTAACTTTAATGTGAAACTTGAAGAACAACATATAAAACTAGTCTAA
- a CDS encoding DUF4240 domain-containing protein: MVFFDKFFGKKEQSEQTSKPNSNSLKIEKTAEMLDEDLYWKIIDNSLKNSENQDEQEKFLISEISKLTPKQMIGFRLRTDKLLYDTYNSEMWCASYLMNGGSSDDGFEYFRNWVISRGKDVYYKAKENPDTLISQKDFGEEGFYEFELFWYVALEAFRQRTGQDLYDFIDEDNFTTKEGNYPEFEFTWKEENPESMKKICPKIYEEFTNK; the protein is encoded by the coding sequence ATGGTTTTTTTTGATAAATTTTTTGGAAAGAAAGAACAATCGGAACAAACTTCAAAACCTAATTCTAACTCTTTAAAAATTGAAAAAACAGCTGAAATGCTGGATGAAGATTTATACTGGAAAATTATTGATAATTCATTAAAAAATTCAGAAAATCAAGATGAACAAGAAAAGTTTCTAATTTCGGAAATTAGCAAATTAACCCCTAAGCAAATGATTGGATTTCGTTTAAGAACCGACAAACTTCTCTACGATACGTATAATTCTGAAATGTGGTGTGCTAGTTATTTAATGAATGGAGGAAGTTCCGATGACGGATTTGAGTATTTTAGAAATTGGGTAATTTCGAGAGGTAAAGATGTTTATTACAAAGCAAAAGAAAATCCTGATACTCTAATTTCTCAAAAAGATTTCGGAGAAGAAGGTTTTTATGAATTTGAACTTTTTTGGTATGTAGCTTTAGAAGCATTCCGACAACGAACAGGACAAGATTTATATGATTTTATTGACGAAGATAATTTTACTACGAAAGAAGGAAATTATCCTGAATTTGAATTTACTTGGAAAGAAGAAAATCCTGAAAGTATGAAAAAAATATGTCCTAAAATTTACGAAGAATTTACGAATAAATAA
- a CDS encoding DUF6985 domain-containing protein, protein MNKEIISKIIGRLRQDESFPDWWKSEEVAIPFFDNDKLTITFMDFEPEHDKTFIDEADQALTNFLKLNANDRNLISELAYKNCMDFLDAVEYDEADEPLRQIKNKNEIWKFIQPTEIYVTRRPYKEQDIYVQIACECDWEQEHGLQLVFRQGKKLTRISDQDGHLTEADAYDKPDEEDELLSRF, encoded by the coding sequence ATGAACAAAGAAATTATATCGAAAATTATTGGACGACTTAGACAAGATGAAAGTTTTCCTGATTGGTGGAAAAGTGAAGAGGTAGCAATTCCATTTTTCGACAACGACAAGTTGACGATAACCTTTATGGATTTTGAACCCGAACACGACAAGACATTTATTGACGAAGCAGACCAAGCTTTGACAAATTTTTTGAAGCTAAACGCAAACGACCGAAATTTGATTTCTGAATTGGCTTATAAAAACTGTATGGATTTTTTGGACGCAGTTGAATATGACGAAGCAGACGAACCATTAAGACAGATAAAAAACAAGAACGAAATTTGGAAATTCATACAGCCGACAGAAATTTATGTAACAAGACGACCTTACAAGGAGCAAGATATTTATGTTCAAATTGCTTGTGAGTGCGATTGGGAACAAGAACACGGACTTCAATTAGTATTTAGACAAGGGAAAAAACTCACGAGAATTAGTGACCAAGACGGACATTTAACAGAAGCTGATGCTTACGACAAACCAGACGAGGAAGATGAATTACTATCAAGATTTTAA
- a CDS encoding GyrI-like domain-containing protein produces the protein MKNGFKVIGISTRTTNKDNKSKEDLGKLWGQFYAENIFEKIPNKVSDEIFSIYTDYKSNYTEEYTTIIGVPVSTLNEIPNGLVGREFEAENFQKFVAKGEMPNAVINTWIDIWNRDEELNRKYTYDFEVYGENSQKGQDSEVEIYIATK, from the coding sequence ATGAAAAACGGATTTAAAGTAATTGGAATTTCCACTCGGACAACAAACAAAGACAACAAATCAAAGGAAGATTTGGGAAAACTTTGGGGGCAATTCTATGCGGAAAACATTTTTGAGAAGATACCGAATAAAGTATCAGATGAAATATTTTCAATTTATACTGATTACAAAAGCAACTACACCGAGGAATATACTACGATTATAGGTGTTCCTGTTTCAACACTAAATGAAATCCCTAACGGATTAGTCGGTCGGGAATTTGAAGCCGAGAATTTTCAAAAATTCGTAGCAAAAGGCGAAATGCCGAACGCTGTTATCAATACTTGGATAGACATTTGGAATAGAGACGAAGAACTCAATAGAAAATATACGTATGACTTTGAAGTATATGGGGAAAACAGCCAAAAAGGTCAAGATTCGGAAGTGGAGATTTATATCGCAACAAAATAA